In Paenibacillus hexagrammi, the following are encoded in one genomic region:
- a CDS encoding ATP-binding protein codes for MKDVWLQCLTVLLPAIAIQLYVLKQRDVKKGVISSLLLGLLSGLSVTVCMSFPIPLSESMHWDFRITPLILAILYGGHYAGGTALLFAVFYRSWIGGDAVYYAIMGNLACTALSFFAGSWFQKVKRSGRLIMVLGLVTFSHLYMFFLLMLFLESRGKLEQLQSFGFKLVLSCVSQLLLTWLCFYVIESIVELMGKRMSEQQADQLHIISELAPSVAHEIRNPLTVVKGFIQVAKASADAKVQGYMSTAISELDRTESIIQDYLNLADPHPGHEEHIEISNLIETIDVLIQSYAAMYGVIYKTELESELWVKGNHEKLKQVLMNLIKNAVEATDEGKSVKVKAFASGLDVHIHVMDQGMGISEEQVERLGQSYYTTKEKGTGLGLMVAFRIIEAMGGELRFESEENKGTIAIIRLSRLP; via the coding sequence ATGAAAGATGTATGGCTCCAGTGCCTAACAGTGCTTTTACCGGCTATTGCCATTCAACTGTATGTACTCAAGCAGCGCGATGTGAAGAAAGGAGTGATTTCTAGCCTATTGTTAGGCTTGCTAAGCGGACTGTCTGTCACGGTATGTATGTCTTTTCCGATTCCTTTATCAGAAAGTATGCATTGGGATTTTCGAATAACACCTCTTATACTGGCTATCCTGTATGGCGGTCATTATGCCGGGGGGACTGCACTGCTGTTTGCTGTCTTTTATCGCAGCTGGATCGGTGGAGATGCTGTGTATTATGCGATCATGGGTAATCTAGCATGCACTGCGCTATCTTTTTTTGCCGGTTCTTGGTTTCAGAAGGTGAAGCGAAGCGGAAGATTGATCATGGTGCTGGGGCTAGTGACGTTCTCCCATCTGTATATGTTTTTCTTGCTGATGCTTTTTTTAGAAAGCAGGGGGAAGTTAGAGCAGCTTCAATCGTTCGGTTTTAAGCTAGTGCTTAGCTGTGTTTCTCAGCTCCTCCTAACCTGGCTTTGCTTCTATGTCATCGAGAGTATCGTCGAGCTTATGGGTAAACGGATGAGCGAGCAACAAGCTGACCAACTTCATATTATCAGTGAGCTTGCACCTTCAGTGGCTCATGAAATCCGTAATCCGCTGACTGTTGTCAAAGGATTTATCCAGGTCGCCAAGGCCTCCGCAGATGCAAAAGTACAGGGCTATATGTCCACGGCCATCAGTGAGTTGGATCGAACGGAGTCGATTATTCAGGACTATTTAAACCTGGCAGATCCGCATCCTGGACATGAAGAGCACATAGAGATATCGAACCTGATAGAGACGATAGATGTCCTTATTCAGTCATATGCGGCGATGTATGGAGTCATTTATAAGACGGAGCTCGAGAGTGAGCTTTGGGTAAAAGGGAATCATGAGAAGCTGAAACAGGTGCTGATGAATCTTATCAAAAATGCGGTAGAAGCTACGGATGAGGGGAAAAGTGTGAAGGTGAAAGCATTTGCCTCGGGGCTGGACGTTCATATTCATGTCATGGACCAGGGGATGGGAATATCAGAAGAGCAGGTCGAACGTCTGGGCCAATCTTATTACACAACGAAGGAGAAGGGGACGGGGCTCGGGCTGATGGTTGCGTTTCGGATCATCGAAGCGATGGGGGGAGAACTCCGGTTCGAGAGTGAAGAGAATAAGGGGACGATCGCCATTATACGATTGTCCCGCTTGCCATAA
- a CDS encoding response regulator transcription factor, with the protein MANIMIVDDDPFIRELVRVFMQKEGFSIVEAADGIEALSLLETVQVDMVILDIMMPNMDGWELCRELRNHYDFPLLMLTAKGETSQKVKGFELGTDDYLVKPFEPLELTMRVKALLKRYKIAASQTVQIGELIMNRKTFEVSVNGESMTLPLKEFELLYKLASYPGKTFSRDQLIEQIWGYDYEGNERTVDVHINRLRERFPEEQYSFRISTIRGLGYRMEVTSS; encoded by the coding sequence ATGGCTAACATTATGATTGTCGATGACGATCCGTTTATTCGCGAGTTGGTTCGTGTATTCATGCAAAAGGAAGGCTTCTCCATTGTGGAAGCTGCTGATGGAATAGAGGCGCTGAGTCTGCTGGAAACGGTTCAGGTAGACATGGTGATATTAGATATTATGATGCCGAACATGGACGGCTGGGAGCTTTGCAGAGAGCTTAGAAATCATTACGACTTCCCCTTGCTGATGCTTACAGCTAAAGGCGAGACATCTCAGAAGGTCAAAGGTTTTGAGCTAGGCACCGACGATTATTTGGTGAAGCCCTTCGAACCTTTGGAGTTGACGATGCGGGTGAAGGCACTGCTCAAGAGGTACAAAATCGCGGCCTCCCAGACGGTCCAGATTGGCGAGCTGATCATGAACCGCAAGACCTTTGAGGTGAGTGTGAATGGCGAAAGTATGACGCTGCCGCTCAAAGAATTCGAGCTTCTGTATAAGCTGGCGAGTTACCCGGGCAAAACCTTCTCGCGGGATCAGCTCATCGAGCAGATATGGGGATACGATTACGAGGGCAACGAACGTACAGTCGATGTGCATATTAACCGGCTTCGGGAGCGGTTTCCGGAGGAGCAGTATTCGTTCCGGATCAGCACGATCCGGGGGCTCGGCTACCGTATGGAGGTCACGAGCTCATGA
- a CDS encoding Na-translocating system protein MpsC family protein encodes MDTANMQADASSFIGKLLRGHFGKGPESVFVAIGQPYITVYIRGFMSPTEKVLMAQKEEVILQKTRDLVMASLIPEIKAYLAITTGYEIGSFYYDWGLHNRSAMFVVMSGDTEMLPQENAVGQPQAMRDALHQEIINLSKQSEKQPDDIFSHLVNPRTVIVEREGILVAIERELIRMGMAETLKLAKRSLEKALLHNNNHFEAILGSRVHDIFVDWDFEKNKSVIVFCM; translated from the coding sequence ATGGATACAGCTAACATGCAGGCCGATGCCTCCAGCTTCATAGGCAAGCTGCTGCGCGGTCATTTTGGTAAGGGGCCGGAGTCCGTATTTGTCGCAATTGGACAACCCTATATCACCGTGTATATCCGCGGGTTTATGTCACCTACAGAGAAGGTGCTGATGGCTCAGAAGGAAGAGGTGATCTTACAGAAAACCAGAGATTTGGTTATGGCGAGCTTAATCCCGGAGATCAAAGCGTATCTGGCAATTACAACCGGCTATGAGATCGGCAGCTTTTATTATGACTGGGGTCTTCACAATCGATCGGCTATGTTTGTTGTGATGAGCGGAGACACAGAAATGCTTCCACAGGAAAACGCAGTAGGACAACCTCAAGCCATGAGGGACGCTCTTCACCAAGAGATCATCAACCTTAGCAAACAATCCGAGAAACAGCCGGACGATATCTTCTCCCATTTGGTTAATCCGCGTACGGTGATCGTAGAGAGAGAAGGCATTCTAGTTGCTATCGAAAGGGAGCTCATCCGTATGGGGATGGCCGAGACGTTGAAGCTTGCAAAGCGTTCGCTGGAAAAAGCCTTGCTGCACAACAACAATCATTTTGAAGCGATACTGGGCAGCAGGGTGCATGACATCTTCGTAGATTGGGATTTTGAGAAAAACAAGAGTGTGATTGTGTTCTGTATGTGA
- a CDS encoding methyl-accepting chemotaxis protein, which produces MHTTKDQNKLRLHQSFSFHLVLAVTLIVLASASAIGIISYVYAEHELIQAGKQNMRDIVSGAKSVIQHLDDEVKAGKLTKEEAQELARIQIDGPLMQSVEPKRDITKSSFVYRNQGYIFGYTTQGQIALSTTLPVGKDMKDSRDANGVPLVDEYVRLSKLANPEERYLDYAWKNADDPAPRAKIAYIDYYAPWDWVIGIGAYYEEFNKPLQQLKVTVISICLASVLVGMLTFYLLIRRRMKLIHHMYEITSSIAAGDLRVPEMKQLTKDEIGQVAASVNLMASNLRDLIGRSGQMGAGILKLAESLSASSEQSVRASDQIASSIVKVAEGAQQQLRSSAESSRSMSEMSSGVQRIAESTTQVTELSIQTAGAASQGDESIQQAIRQIMHINEMVRASSVTIRRLGDRSREIGEISGMISEISNQTNLLSLNAAIEAARAGEHGRGFAVVASEVRKLADQTTRSAAQISELIQLIQQDTEQSVEVMHGVAQEVVQGIDVVTLAGQTFGGIVRSSQMVADEMQDVSAAVEQMSAGSEQVASSLQEMTGVSEGNASHSQSVAAASEEQLATMSEISQAADSLKRMIQGLEEQLSRFQV; this is translated from the coding sequence ATGCATACAACGAAAGATCAGAACAAATTACGCTTGCATCAGAGCTTCTCTTTTCACCTGGTGCTTGCTGTCACGCTTATTGTCTTAGCCAGCGCCAGCGCGATTGGCATCATCTCCTATGTATATGCGGAGCATGAGCTCATCCAAGCCGGCAAACAGAATATGCGGGATATCGTGTCCGGAGCGAAATCGGTCATTCAACATTTGGATGATGAGGTGAAGGCCGGCAAGCTGACCAAAGAGGAGGCGCAAGAGCTTGCGCGCATCCAAATCGACGGCCCTTTGATGCAATCCGTTGAACCCAAGCGGGATATCACCAAATCGTCTTTTGTCTATCGAAATCAAGGTTACATCTTTGGCTACACGACTCAAGGCCAGATCGCCCTATCTACAACACTTCCCGTCGGCAAGGATATGAAGGACTCGCGAGATGCGAACGGGGTGCCGCTTGTAGACGAATATGTTCGTCTATCCAAGCTGGCGAATCCGGAAGAACGATATTTGGATTACGCCTGGAAAAATGCGGATGACCCGGCTCCGCGGGCGAAGATCGCTTATATCGATTACTATGCGCCTTGGGATTGGGTAATCGGCATCGGAGCGTATTACGAGGAGTTCAATAAGCCTTTGCAGCAGCTAAAGGTTACCGTTATCTCGATTTGTTTGGCTTCGGTTCTGGTAGGGATGCTGACTTTCTACCTGCTAATCAGACGCAGAATGAAATTGATTCATCACATGTATGAAATTACATCTAGTATTGCCGCCGGGGATTTAAGGGTTCCTGAGATGAAGCAGCTTACCAAGGATGAGATCGGCCAGGTTGCCGCCTCTGTGAATTTGATGGCAAGCAATCTGAGGGATTTGATAGGCCGATCGGGCCAGATGGGCGCCGGCATTCTCAAGCTGGCGGAATCCCTATCTGCAAGCTCGGAGCAGTCGGTTCGGGCGTCCGATCAGATTGCCTCCTCGATCGTGAAGGTTGCCGAAGGGGCGCAGCAGCAGCTTCGCAGCTCAGCGGAGAGCTCGCGTTCCATGAGCGAAATGTCGAGCGGGGTACAGCGTATAGCCGAATCTACGACTCAAGTCACGGAGCTGTCCATCCAGACGGCTGGCGCAGCTTCGCAAGGGGATGAGTCCATCCAGCAGGCGATTCGGCAGATTATGCACATTAATGAAATGGTGAGGGCCTCTTCCGTCACGATTAGGAGGCTAGGGGACCGTTCCAGAGAAATTGGCGAAATATCTGGGATGATCTCAGAGATTTCCAACCAGACGAATCTTCTCTCCTTGAATGCCGCCATTGAGGCAGCGCGTGCAGGTGAGCATGGACGGGGCTTTGCGGTTGTTGCCTCTGAGGTTCGCAAGCTAGCTGATCAAACTACCCGATCGGCCGCTCAGATCTCGGAGCTGATTCAATTGATTCAGCAGGATACGGAGCAATCGGTTGAGGTCATGCATGGAGTTGCGCAAGAAGTAGTCCAAGGTATCGATGTCGTTACCTTAGCTGGGCAGACCTTCGGCGGCATTGTTCGTTCTTCGCAGATGGTTGCCGACGAGATGCAGGATGTATCCGCAGCAGTTGAGCAAATGTCAGCAGGGTCTGAGCAAGTAGCGTCTTCCCTGCAAGAGATGACAGGTGTTTCTGAGGGCAATGCGTCCCACTCACAAAGCGTCGCAGCCGCATCCGAAGAGCAGCTCGCCACGATGAGCGAAATTTCACAGGCAGCGGATAGCTTGAAGCGAATGATTCAAGGACTGGAGGAGCAGCTCAGCCGCTTCCAAGTATAA
- a CDS encoding sensor histidine kinase, producing the protein MKARSREERKHRFRSFLFAAGIFTLIIVYWTAVFFGTEWLYAYFRMQPGEWLKQLINSIGGMLIWGLTMAILGRYFRSHQMRFFEAIINVIRRMSKGDFNVSIENNPYNGPFVELVESINDMAVELGQMEKMRQEFISNVSHEIQSPLTSISGFSRALQSDDISPEDRKHYLEIIEAESRRLSKLSDNLLKLTSLESQQHPFEPEIFRLDKQLRHVILACEPQWQEKELELDVQLSPGSLTGDGELLSQVWTNLIYNAIKFTPAGGTIRVSLDFENENQLAVVHIADSGIGIAEEDQPHIFERFYKADKARQRTQSGSGLGLSIAKKIIEMHNGQVTVQSRIGEGTVFTVKLPVSYDEPAVETA; encoded by the coding sequence ATGAAGGCAAGGAGCAGAGAAGAGAGGAAGCATCGCTTTCGCAGCTTTCTGTTTGCCGCGGGCATATTTACCCTGATTATCGTGTATTGGACAGCGGTGTTCTTCGGTACGGAATGGCTATATGCGTACTTTAGGATGCAGCCGGGAGAGTGGCTCAAGCAGTTAATTAACTCGATTGGCGGCATGCTGATCTGGGGACTGACCATGGCGATACTGGGGCGGTACTTCCGCTCGCATCAAATGAGATTCTTTGAAGCCATCATCAATGTGATTCGGCGGATGTCCAAGGGAGACTTCAATGTATCCATTGAGAACAATCCGTATAACGGACCTTTTGTTGAGCTGGTGGAGAGCATTAACGACATGGCTGTGGAGCTGGGACAGATGGAGAAAATGCGTCAGGAGTTTATTTCGAACGTATCTCATGAAATCCAGTCGCCGCTTACCTCGATCAGCGGATTCTCGCGGGCCTTGCAAAGTGACGATATTTCACCGGAGGATCGGAAGCATTACTTGGAGATTATTGAAGCGGAGAGCAGGCGATTATCCAAGCTCAGCGATAACTTGCTGAAGCTGACGTCGCTCGAATCGCAGCAGCATCCCTTTGAGCCCGAAATCTTCCGGCTGGATAAGCAGCTTCGCCATGTCATTCTGGCCTGCGAACCGCAGTGGCAGGAGAAAGAATTGGAGCTGGACGTTCAACTGAGTCCGGGCAGCTTGACAGGCGATGGAGAACTGCTCAGCCAAGTCTGGACGAATCTGATTTATAATGCGATTAAGTTCACCCCTGCTGGCGGAACGATCCGTGTAAGCTTGGATTTCGAGAATGAGAATCAACTTGCGGTTGTCCATATCGCGGATTCGGGAATCGGGATTGCGGAGGAAGACCAGCCTCACATCTTTGAGCGTTTTTACAAAGCGGATAAAGCGAGGCAGCGGACGCAAAGCGGCAGCGGTTTGGGGCTATCGATTGCGAAGAAAATTATTGAGATGCACAACGGGC